A section of the Gammaproteobacteria bacterium genome encodes:
- the dusA gene encoding tRNA dihydrouridine(20/20a) synthase DusA produces MQNQQTSQVSKMQFPIISVAPMMDYTDRHFRFLLRLISKNTLLYTEMITTGALLHGDYQGLLAYHPAEHPLTLQLGGSHPDELAQCARMAEDFGYDEVNLNIGCPSSRVQEGRFGVCLLKEPQLVAECVAAMQQAVSIPITVKTRIGVDEIDSYEHLCHFIQQVSQAGCSRFIIHARKAWLKGLSPKDNRTIPPLRYDVVYQLKRDFPKLKIILNGGIQTLQQITSALEHVDGVMLGRSICQHPYLLAEIDDLLKLSSTPSLSRVEVVEYFLEYIQKQLMQKIRLNSLSRHLLNIFHGVRGANAWRRYLSEHAHKTEAGIEVVQSALKFIL; encoded by the coding sequence ATGCAGAACCAGCAAACCAGCCAAGTATCCAAAATGCAATTTCCAATAATTTCTGTCGCCCCCATGATGGATTACACTGACCGGCATTTTCGCTTTCTGCTGCGTCTTATCAGCAAGAATACCCTGTTATACACCGAAATGATTACCACAGGTGCGCTGCTGCATGGTGATTATCAGGGGTTATTGGCATATCACCCAGCTGAACACCCATTAACTTTGCAACTGGGCGGTAGCCATCCAGATGAACTGGCACAATGCGCACGCATGGCCGAAGATTTTGGCTATGATGAAGTGAATCTCAATATAGGGTGCCCAAGCTCCCGAGTACAGGAAGGTCGTTTTGGTGTCTGCCTATTGAAAGAACCGCAATTAGTCGCTGAATGCGTAGCCGCTATGCAACAGGCGGTGAGTATCCCCATCACAGTTAAAACCCGTATTGGTGTCGATGAAATTGATAGCTATGAGCACTTATGCCATTTCATACAACAAGTGAGTCAAGCAGGTTGCAGCCGCTTTATTATTCATGCGCGTAAAGCTTGGCTAAAAGGTTTAAGCCCTAAAGATAATCGTACCATCCCGCCATTGCGATATGATGTGGTTTATCAGCTTAAACGAGATTTCCCGAAGCTTAAAATCATTTTAAATGGTGGCATTCAAACCTTGCAGCAAATCACTAGTGCATTAGAACATGTAGATGGCGTGATGTTGGGGCGTAGTATCTGCCAACACCCTTATTTACTGGCAGAAATAGACGATCTGCTTAAATTGTCATCCACACCATCACTTTCACGTGTTGAGGTAGTGGAATATTTCCTTGAGTATATTCAGAAGCAGTTGATGCAAAAAATACGTTTGAATTCCCTGAGCCGCCATTTATTAAATATATTTCACGGCGTTCGAGGTGCTAACGCATGGCGACGGTATTTGAGTGAACATGCACATAAAACAGAAGCTGGGATTGAAGTGGTGCAGTCTGCATTAAAGTTTATTCTTTAA
- the mfd gene encoding transcription-repair coupling factor produces MNLTQPLTHPLPDKPGDRLILGQLQGASLSLAILSAAQAAKGLLIVITTEVSIANQLERELNFFKSDADLPVLVFPDWETLPYDHFSPHPDILSDRMVTLTQLPQLTKGILLVSVTTLMHRLPPRGYLEGNCLFLKQGQRLALQVFREQLDKAGYRHVSQVMQHAEYTVRGSLLDVFPMGSDVPYRIDLFDDEIDSLRTFDPESQRTLEVISEINLLPAHEFPLTADGIGHFRQAWREHFSGNPMQSPLYQSISQGESAAGIEYWLPLFFDRTDTLFDYLQSKSLIVGIDDVHPAAERFWREVTERYEQLGHDQTRPILPPNEVFIPVENVFGAIKTFPQLQLQAATVPEKSYSLNMATQAAPMVALDSQAAEPLHTLTAWLTAYGVIPETHKTAANSRVLFCAETAGRREVLESLLSNIPIHPQFFASWHEFLTSSASIGMVIAPLEQGMSLSDPQLTLITETQLFGQQVMQRRLRKRRAQEPDEIIRDLTELKIGSPVVHIDHGVGRYQGLQTLTTGEQVAEYLMLEYADNAKLYVPISSLNLISRYSGADIEHAPLHRLGSGQWEKIKRKATEKIRDVAAELLNIYAERAAKTGFAFAKPDQHYLAFAAAFPFEETPDQQQAISQVIADMTAPKCMDRLVCGDVGFGKTEVAMRAAFLAVQSHKQVVVLVPTTLLAEQHLHTFQDRFAKWPIRIEAISRFRSREEQKKILEDLSAGKIDIMIGTHKLLQPDIKIKDLGLLIVDEEHRFGVRQKDRIKALRAEVDLLTLTATPIPRTLNMALGNIRDLSIIATPPAKRLSVKTFVREYQNALIREAVLRETMRGGQAYFLHNEVQSIERLANELQNLLPEVRIAIAHGQMREQALERVMADFYHQRFNLLLCTTIIESGIDIPTANTMIINRADRFGLAQLHQLRGRVGRSHHQAYAYLLTPAEEVLTSDAKKRLTAIESLEDLGAGFMLATHDLEIRGAGELLGDEQSGHMQEIGFSLYMELLEETVKALKSGKEPLLDKPLAAATEINCKIPALIPENYLPDVHTRLMLYKRIANAKNKAALDDLQAEMIDRFGILPPATKNLFHITELKLQAEPLGVRKIDMGVETGTIEFSPNPAINMAALIQLVQKQPERYKVVGSEKLRFTMPEGNVDERIKAIESLLEKLSMP; encoded by the coding sequence ATGAATCTCACACAACCTTTAACACATCCTTTACCAGATAAACCAGGTGATCGTCTCATTCTAGGTCAGTTGCAAGGCGCAAGCTTAAGCCTGGCCATTCTGTCAGCAGCGCAAGCAGCTAAGGGATTATTAATTGTCATTACTACAGAAGTTTCCATAGCCAACCAGCTAGAACGTGAGCTCAATTTTTTTAAAAGTGATGCGGATTTACCGGTACTAGTTTTCCCTGATTGGGAAACCTTACCTTATGATCACTTTTCCCCACATCCAGATATCCTTTCCGATCGCATGGTTACCCTGACACAATTGCCGCAATTAACCAAAGGCATATTGCTAGTTTCAGTCACCACCTTAATGCATAGACTCCCGCCCCGCGGTTATCTGGAAGGCAATTGCTTGTTTTTAAAGCAAGGGCAGCGTTTAGCCCTGCAAGTGTTTCGAGAACAACTGGATAAAGCGGGTTATCGTCATGTATCACAAGTGATGCAACACGCAGAATATACCGTGCGTGGTTCATTGCTAGATGTCTTTCCCATGGGAAGCGATGTGCCGTACCGCATTGATTTATTCGATGATGAAATTGACAGCTTACGCACTTTTGATCCTGAATCACAACGCACCTTAGAAGTCATTTCTGAAATCAATTTGCTACCCGCGCATGAATTTCCACTAACGGCTGATGGTATTGGCCATTTCCGTCAAGCTTGGCGCGAGCATTTTTCTGGCAATCCTATGCAAAGTCCTTTGTATCAGAGCATTAGTCAAGGCGAAAGCGCTGCAGGTATTGAATACTGGCTGCCATTGTTTTTTGATAGAACTGATACTTTATTTGATTATCTTCAAAGTAAAAGCTTGATCGTTGGCATTGACGATGTGCATCCGGCGGCTGAACGTTTTTGGCGTGAAGTCACCGAGCGTTATGAACAATTAGGCCACGATCAAACCCGACCCATTTTGCCCCCGAATGAAGTATTTATCCCGGTAGAAAATGTATTTGGCGCTATTAAAACTTTTCCGCAGCTACAATTGCAGGCTGCAACTGTCCCGGAAAAAAGTTATAGCTTAAATATGGCCACTCAGGCTGCACCGATGGTTGCGCTAGATTCACAGGCGGCAGAGCCGTTACACACTTTAACAGCCTGGTTAACTGCTTACGGTGTTATACCTGAAACGCACAAAACAGCTGCAAACTCCCGCGTACTCTTTTGTGCTGAAACCGCTGGCCGACGTGAAGTTTTGGAGTCTTTGCTAAGCAATATTCCCATTCATCCACAATTTTTTGCTTCATGGCATGAATTTTTAACAAGTTCTGCCTCCATTGGCATGGTGATTGCGCCATTAGAACAAGGCATGTCCTTAAGCGATCCTCAGCTGACTTTAATAACAGAAACCCAACTATTTGGTCAGCAAGTGATGCAACGACGTTTACGCAAACGTCGTGCACAAGAGCCAGATGAAATTATTCGTGATCTAACGGAACTGAAAATCGGCTCTCCCGTGGTGCATATCGATCATGGTGTGGGGCGATACCAGGGTTTACAGACCCTTACAACGGGCGAGCAGGTAGCTGAGTATTTAATGTTAGAGTACGCTGATAACGCTAAACTCTATGTCCCCATCTCTTCATTAAATTTAATTAGCCGTTATAGCGGTGCCGATATCGAACATGCCCCTTTGCATCGTTTAGGCTCTGGACAATGGGAAAAAATCAAACGCAAAGCCACGGAGAAAATCCGCGATGTTGCTGCTGAATTATTAAATATTTATGCAGAACGCGCCGCTAAAACTGGATTTGCTTTTGCTAAACCCGATCAGCATTATTTGGCCTTTGCAGCCGCGTTCCCTTTTGAAGAAACACCCGACCAGCAGCAAGCCATTTCTCAGGTCATAGCCGACATGACTGCGCCCAAGTGCATGGATAGGTTAGTATGCGGTGATGTGGGATTTGGTAAAACGGAAGTGGCCATGCGTGCTGCCTTTTTAGCTGTGCAGTCGCACAAGCAGGTTGTGGTGCTGGTGCCTACCACCTTATTGGCAGAACAACATTTACATACTTTTCAAGATCGTTTTGCTAAATGGCCAATTAGAATCGAAGCGATTTCGCGCTTTCGCTCGCGAGAAGAACAGAAAAAAATCCTTGAAGACTTAAGCGCCGGCAAAATTGATATTATGATTGGTACGCATAAACTTTTACAGCCAGATATCAAAATTAAAGATCTAGGATTATTAATCGTCGATGAAGAACACCGTTTTGGGGTGCGTCAAAAAGACCGCATTAAAGCCTTGCGCGCCGAAGTCGATCTATTAACGCTGACAGCAACACCGATTCCACGCACTTTAAATATGGCGCTGGGAAATATCCGCGATTTATCTATTATCGCAACACCACCCGCTAAACGTTTATCTGTTAAAACCTTTGTGCGTGAATATCAAAATGCACTCATTCGCGAAGCTGTGTTGCGCGAAACCATGCGTGGTGGACAGGCTTATTTCTTACATAATGAAGTGCAGTCTATCGAACGCTTAGCCAATGAATTGCAAAATTTATTGCCCGAAGTACGTATCGCAATTGCCCATGGTCAAATGCGTGAACAAGCATTAGAGCGCGTGATGGCTGATTTTTACCATCAGCGTTTTAATTTACTGCTGTGTACAACCATTATTGAATCCGGCATTGATATTCCAACGGCGAATACCATGATTATTAATCGCGCGGATCGTTTTGGATTAGCCCAGTTACATCAATTACGCGGACGAGTAGGGCGCTCACATCACCAAGCTTATGCTTATTTATTAACACCCGCAGAAGAAGTTTTAACGAGTGATGCAAAAAAACGTCTGACGGCCATTGAATCACTAGAAGATTTAGGTGCAGGATTTATGTTGGCGACACATGATCTGGAAATTCGTGGCGCTGGGGAGTTATTAGGTGATGAACAAAGCGGCCATATGCAAGAAATTGGTTTTTCACTGTATATGGAGTTATTGGAAGAAACGGTTAAAGCCTTGAAATCAGGTAAAGAACCGCTGTTGGATAAACCGCTTGCGGCAGCTACAGAAATCAATTGTAAAATCCCTGCACTCATCCCTGAGAATTATTTACCCGATGTGCACACGCGTTTGATGTTGTATAAACGTATAGCCAATGCCAAGAATAAAGCTGCGTTGGATGATCTACAAGCAGAAATGATAGACCGCTTCGGAATCTTACCGCCTGCTACCAAAAATCTATTCCATATTACCGAATTGAAATTACAAGCAGAACCTTTGGGTGTGCGTAAAATTGATATGGGAGTAGAAACCGGCACGATTGAATTTTCACCTAACCCGGCCATTAATATGGCGGCCTTGATCCAATTGGTACAAAAACAACCTGAGCGCTATAAAGTAGTGGGAAGTGAGAAATTACGATTTACGATGCCTGAAGGTAATGTCGATGAGAGAATTAAGGCAATAGAATCCTTGTTGGAGAAATTAAGCATGCCATAA
- the miaB gene encoding tRNA (N6-isopentenyl adenosine(37)-C2)-methylthiotransferase MiaB, translated as MSQKLYIKTFGCQMNEYDSSKMVDVLKNHAEMTLTDTPEEADILLLNTCSIREKAQEKVFSDLGRWRQLKTVKPELIIGVGGCVASQEGEQIIKRAPFVDLVFGPQTLHRLPDMLKQRQDTHKPVVDISFPEIEKFDNLPEPKANGAAAMVSIMEGCSKYCSFCVVPYTRGEEISRPFDDVIYEIVKLAEQGVREVTLLGQNVNDYRGLMHTDGKASLALLIHYVAAIPSIERIRFTTSHPLAFSDDLIEAYATEPKLANHLHLPVQSGSDRILAAMKRGYTTLEYKAKIRKLRKVRPDISITSDFIVGFPGETEADFMATMNLIAEVGFDDSFSFVYSKRPGTPAAQLSDDVSLALKKQRLKLLQERLRLQGSHISDAMVGTEQKVLVDIPAEPDKVLQLSGRTENNRTVKFAANSEQIKTLPGQIIDIRITAASRHILNGTIE; from the coding sequence ATGTCACAAAAACTCTACATCAAAACCTTCGGCTGCCAGATGAACGAATACGATTCATCTAAAATGGTGGATGTGTTAAAAAACCATGCGGAAATGACCTTAACCGATACCCCTGAAGAAGCCGATATCCTATTACTGAATACGTGCTCCATCCGTGAAAAAGCCCAAGAAAAAGTGTTTTCCGATTTAGGTCGTTGGCGGCAATTAAAAACGGTGAAGCCTGAGTTAATTATTGGCGTGGGAGGATGCGTTGCCAGCCAGGAAGGGGAGCAGATTATTAAACGCGCACCATTTGTAGACTTGGTGTTTGGTCCGCAGACCCTGCACCGCCTGCCGGACATGCTCAAGCAACGTCAAGATACCCATAAGCCAGTCGTGGATATCTCGTTTCCAGAAATTGAGAAATTCGATAACCTACCAGAGCCCAAGGCCAATGGTGCTGCCGCAATGGTTTCCATTATGGAAGGCTGCAGCAAATATTGCAGCTTTTGTGTAGTGCCTTACACCCGGGGCGAAGAAATCAGTCGCCCATTTGATGATGTGATCTATGAAATTGTCAAATTGGCAGAACAAGGGGTACGAGAAGTTACGTTGCTGGGACAGAATGTCAATGATTACCGCGGCCTCATGCATACTGACGGTAAAGCGTCTTTAGCATTACTCATTCATTATGTGGCTGCTATTCCTAGCATAGAGCGCATCCGCTTTACTACTTCGCATCCATTGGCTTTTTCAGATGACTTGATTGAAGCCTATGCGACAGAACCGAAATTAGCTAATCACCTGCACTTACCGGTACAAAGTGGCTCAGACCGCATATTAGCTGCTATGAAACGTGGTTACACCACTTTAGAATACAAAGCCAAAATTCGAAAACTACGCAAAGTCAGGCCGGATATCAGCATCACCTCAGACTTCATTGTCGGCTTTCCAGGCGAGACCGAAGCCGATTTTATGGCCACTATGAATTTGATTGCTGAAGTCGGGTTTGATGATTCCTTCAGCTTTGTCTATAGCAAACGCCCAGGTACTCCAGCGGCACAACTATCGGATGATGTGTCACTTGCGTTGAAGAAACAGCGTTTAAAACTATTACAAGAACGACTACGCCTACAGGGTAGTCACATCAGTGATGCCATGGTTGGCACCGAACAAAAAGTGTTAGTCGATATTCCGGCTGAACCCGATAAAGTGCTGCAGTTATCCGGCCGCACTGAAAACAATCGCACAGTTAAGTTTGCGGCCAATTCTGAACAAATCAAGACGTTACCCGGTCAAATCATTGATATCAGAATCACTGCAGCTTCAAGACATATTCTAAATGGAACAATAGAATGA
- a CDS encoding PhoH family protein encodes MKKPRHTLEMTLTPFDNKRLADLCGQFDEHLHQIERYWGVEINNRGNVFQIIGTKRSVNKTEAILTRLFEETAHPNQVNLAKIHVLLQAIDQQSEHKKPPPDYNEFVIKTRLVKIRPRNPNQFHYIKNIQSHDISFGVGPSGTGKTYLAVAEAVTSLENDKVQRIILVRPAVEAGERLGFLPGDMAQKVDPYLRPLYDALYEMLGIEQVDKLIERNIIEVAPLAYMRGRTLNEAFIILDEAQNTTREQMKMFLTRIGFGSKAVITGDITQIDLPKNEFSGLRHAIAVLNEIKDIHFTFFQARDVVRHPIVQLIIQAYEKAEK; translated from the coding sequence ATGAAAAAACCCAGGCACACCCTAGAAATGACTTTAACACCTTTTGATAACAAAAGACTCGCTGATCTTTGCGGACAATTTGATGAACACTTGCATCAAATTGAGCGTTACTGGGGTGTAGAAATCAATAATCGCGGCAATGTGTTTCAAATTATTGGCACTAAACGCTCTGTTAACAAAACCGAAGCCATATTGACGCGACTATTTGAGGAAACCGCTCATCCAAATCAGGTCAATCTCGCCAAAATCCACGTATTACTACAAGCCATAGACCAGCAAAGCGAACATAAAAAACCCCCACCAGATTACAATGAATTTGTCATTAAAACGCGTTTGGTTAAAATTCGTCCGCGCAATCCTAATCAATTTCATTATATTAAAAATATTCAGAGCCATGATATCAGTTTTGGGGTGGGGCCTTCAGGCACAGGTAAAACTTATTTGGCTGTCGCTGAAGCGGTAACTTCTCTAGAAAATGATAAGGTCCAGCGCATTATTTTGGTGCGTCCGGCTGTAGAAGCTGGAGAGCGTTTAGGATTTTTACCAGGAGATATGGCGCAAAAAGTCGATCCCTATCTTCGTCCTTTATACGATGCTTTATATGAAATGCTAGGTATAGAGCAGGTGGATAAGCTGATAGAGCGGAATATTATCGAGGTTGCACCGCTGGCCTATATGCGGGGTAGAACCTTGAATGAAGCATTTATTATTCTGGATGAGGCGCAAAATACCACACGTGAACAAATGAAAATGTTCTTAACCCGTATTGGTTTTGGTTCTAAAGCCGTCATTACCGGCGATATTACGCAGATTGATTTGCCTAAAAATGAATTTTCCGGTCTGCGCCATGCCATTGCTGTATTAAATGAGATCAAAGATATACACTTTACGTTTTTTCAGGCGCGCGATGTAGTGCGCCATCCTATTGTTCAATTAATTATTCAAGCTTACGAAAAAGCCGAGAAATGA
- the ybeY gene encoding rRNA maturation RNase YbeY codes for MTLRLHLQHATSLKPLPSRPQFRRWILAALAGAKKFPLESPRELTIRLVDEAESAELNSTYRHKKGPTNVLSFVFDSPSEVNIPIYLGDLVICAPLVLTEAEQQQKPILAHFAHLTIHGVLHLLGYDHETEQDANVMENLETTILGQLKIADPYA; via the coding sequence ATGACGTTACGCCTACACTTGCAACATGCTACCTCGTTAAAACCACTGCCTAGCAGGCCGCAATTCCGACGTTGGATATTGGCAGCTTTGGCTGGGGCTAAAAAATTTCCTCTTGAATCACCGAGAGAACTCACGATTCGCTTGGTAGATGAAGCGGAAAGCGCTGAATTGAATAGTACTTACCGACACAAAAAAGGACCTACAAATGTGCTTTCTTTTGTGTTTGATTCTCCGTCTGAAGTAAATATCCCAATATATTTGGGAGACCTAGTCATCTGCGCACCTTTGGTGTTAACAGAGGCAGAACAACAGCAAAAGCCTATACTTGCCCACTTTGCTCACCTGACTATTCATGGAGTCTTGCATTTATTGGGTTATGACCATGAAACGGAACAAGATGCTAATGTAATGGAAAATCTGGAGACGACTATTTTAGGGCAATTGAAGATTGCAGATCCATATGCCTAA
- a CDS encoding class I SAM-dependent methyltransferase: METEASSSSFKSSLQLVQPQDTIAAESTTAAQHQLLEITTHVAAQLRQLLGRPLRVVDLGCDDGLFSLQLACEGDEVIGADSNQAHILTCQARAKELGLTTTFVTADISNWQNCGKSFDLALAFNLTQLSDLTKIEKTVQALSQRATIALITSSWQNTQENTSNPLPANPFQLLRPYAYLEKLTEYPSSVTDIKNPVFFCSNAYWYAKGAMQRFDYWTEQSRQRFEKEVHNNIYPHRQTRRYYFNDTRMLKHYRLTGDKIKSNRNEIQAEINFINNNMDKINTLPRMQAYNISEDDAWMLREKFSGIRLSCAISDGMDYDPKKILVSILQQLALFERHGFYQNDLRPWNFILSENDTIFLIDYGTVSQTPRDSLSRKKSVFMSFLVLAHEIIYRKVLLVRQFSPVFISPRYFPDNYATWLYHLLSTDFSQWSFALFLELLDRKELPDRHSRTAANNMLLWLDEIDQHLGNPKFKMQHFQKYFIKKLHLEVTKAGWKSKLTTFVNKFLLLLPRFNQKPNPELE, translated from the coding sequence ATGGAAACGGAAGCCTCATCTTCATCCTTTAAATCATCTTTACAGCTTGTCCAACCTCAAGATACCATTGCAGCCGAATCGACTACAGCGGCTCAACACCAACTACTTGAAATCACTACCCACGTTGCGGCTCAGCTTCGCCAATTGCTAGGTCGACCTTTACGCGTAGTGGATTTAGGATGTGATGATGGTTTATTCAGCCTGCAACTTGCCTGCGAGGGCGATGAAGTCATAGGTGCTGACTCAAATCAAGCACACATCTTAACCTGCCAAGCACGGGCCAAAGAACTTGGCCTCACCACAACTTTTGTGACAGCCGACATCAGTAATTGGCAGAATTGTGGGAAATCATTTGACCTGGCGCTGGCATTTAATTTGACGCAGTTATCTGATTTGACGAAGATAGAGAAAACTGTACAAGCTTTATCACAGCGGGCAACCATCGCACTGATTACATCGTCTTGGCAGAATACACAAGAGAATACTTCTAATCCATTACCAGCTAACCCCTTTCAATTACTTCGACCCTATGCCTATCTTGAAAAATTAACAGAATACCCATCTAGCGTCACTGACATTAAAAACCCTGTTTTTTTCTGCAGCAATGCCTATTGGTACGCCAAGGGGGCTATGCAACGTTTTGATTATTGGACAGAACAATCACGCCAACGCTTTGAAAAAGAAGTGCATAATAATATTTATCCGCATCGGCAGACACGTCGTTACTATTTTAATGATACCCGGATGTTGAAGCATTATCGCTTAACTGGGGATAAAATTAAAAGCAACCGCAATGAAATTCAAGCTGAAATTAATTTTATTAACAATAATATGGATAAAATTAACACACTACCACGTATGCAAGCTTACAATATAAGCGAAGATGATGCCTGGATGTTGCGAGAAAAATTTTCTGGTATTAGATTAAGTTGTGCCATTTCTGACGGCATGGATTATGACCCTAAAAAAATTCTGGTCAGCATTTTACAGCAGTTGGCCTTATTTGAGCGTCATGGTTTTTATCAGAATGATCTTAGGCCGTGGAATTTTATTTTATCTGAGAATGATACGATATTTTTAATCGATTATGGCACTGTCAGCCAAACACCCCGCGATTCATTATCCAGAAAAAAAAGTGTATTCATGAGCTTTTTAGTGTTGGCTCATGAAATTATTTATAGAAAAGTGCTACTTGTCAGGCAATTCAGCCCAGTTTTTATAAGCCCAAGATATTTTCCTGACAATTATGCCACGTGGTTATACCATCTACTTAGTACTGATTTTAGTCAGTGGAGTTTTGCATTATTTTTAGAATTGCTTGACCGCAAAGAATTACCCGATAGACATTCTAGAACAGCAGCTAATAATATGCTGTTGTGGCTTGACGAAATAGATCAGCACTTGGGCAATCCTAAATTTAAAATGCAGCATTTTCAAAAGTATTTTATTAAAAAATTACATCTGGAAGTTACTAAAGCTGGTTGGAAAAGCAAGCTTACTACCTTTGTAAATAAGTTTTTACTATTATTGCCGCGCTTTAACCAAAAACCTAATCCTGAGCTTGAGTAG